Proteins from a single region of Haloterrigena alkaliphila:
- a CDS encoding YcaO-like family protein, with protein MQVHVVGDDPVREAVVAALGDVDVTVEDASAADLSNARFAVVSDVAGAETFARANAAALEGGTPWIAVEIGGVGSRPLEAVDAAVSGFAPATGCFDCLRARVASNLEASAASDRPQADRSAARLAGAVAGRECVRVFSGAEQSVIGQVVELPHARRRLLPVPGCECADGPRDRSLERDDDSLELDAAVDRAEAAIDDRVGVVTSIGEVESFPAPYYLATTADTSGFSDASAPTQAAGVADDWNAALMKAVGEGLERYCAGVYRDEEFVHESEEDLENPIPPTDLVRPDDAPAYDSSDDHRWVPGENLATGDAVHLPAAAVQFPQPGEALVPAITTGLGLGSSTVDALLSGLTEVLERDATMLAWYSTFDPLGLSVDDEAFDVLRRRAGSEGLTVTPLLLTQDVDVPVVAVAVHRDPDAVGDGVGPGDEDWPAFAVGSAAGLDATGAARSALEEALQNWMELRSLGPEEAADASGSIGEYASFPPTVRSFVDVDRTVPADSVGPDPAPSGRAALEELVSRTTDADLTPYAARLTTRDVEGTGFEAVRVVVPGAQPLFTGEPYFGERARTVPDDLGFEPRLERPFHPYP; from the coding sequence ATGCAGGTACACGTCGTCGGCGACGATCCGGTCCGCGAGGCGGTCGTCGCCGCCCTCGGAGACGTCGACGTCACCGTCGAAGACGCGAGCGCCGCCGACCTCTCGAACGCCCGGTTCGCGGTCGTGAGCGACGTCGCCGGCGCCGAAACGTTCGCTCGAGCGAACGCGGCCGCGCTCGAGGGCGGAACCCCCTGGATCGCCGTCGAGATCGGCGGCGTCGGGAGTCGGCCGCTCGAGGCGGTCGACGCCGCCGTCTCCGGGTTCGCCCCCGCGACGGGCTGTTTCGACTGTCTGCGCGCTCGCGTCGCGTCGAACCTCGAGGCGAGTGCGGCGAGCGACCGACCGCAGGCGGATCGCAGCGCGGCCCGGCTGGCGGGAGCCGTCGCGGGCCGGGAGTGCGTCCGCGTCTTCTCCGGCGCGGAGCAGTCGGTGATCGGGCAGGTGGTGGAACTGCCACACGCCAGACGCCGGTTGCTGCCCGTTCCGGGCTGTGAGTGCGCGGACGGCCCGCGGGACCGAAGCCTCGAGCGCGACGACGACTCGCTGGAACTCGACGCGGCCGTCGACCGCGCCGAAGCGGCCATCGACGACCGGGTCGGCGTCGTCACGAGCATCGGCGAGGTCGAGTCGTTCCCCGCGCCGTACTACCTGGCGACGACGGCGGACACGTCGGGATTCAGCGACGCCAGCGCGCCGACTCAGGCGGCCGGCGTCGCCGACGACTGGAACGCCGCGCTGATGAAAGCGGTCGGCGAGGGCCTCGAGCGGTACTGCGCCGGCGTCTACCGGGACGAAGAGTTCGTGCACGAGAGCGAGGAGGACCTCGAGAACCCGATTCCGCCGACCGATCTCGTGCGACCGGACGACGCGCCGGCGTACGACTCGAGCGACGACCACCGCTGGGTTCCCGGGGAGAATCTCGCGACCGGGGACGCCGTCCACCTGCCCGCTGCGGCGGTCCAGTTCCCCCAGCCCGGCGAGGCGCTCGTGCCGGCGATCACGACCGGCCTCGGCCTCGGTTCGTCGACCGTCGACGCGCTGCTGTCGGGACTGACCGAGGTCCTCGAGCGCGACGCGACGATGCTCGCCTGGTACTCGACGTTCGATCCCCTCGGGCTGTCGGTCGACGACGAGGCGTTCGACGTCCTCCGGCGCCGCGCCGGGAGCGAGGGGCTGACGGTGACGCCCCTGCTGCTCACGCAGGACGTCGACGTGCCCGTCGTCGCCGTCGCCGTCCACCGCGACCCGGACGCGGTCGGGGACGGCGTCGGCCCGGGCGACGAGGACTGGCCCGCGTTCGCGGTCGGCTCCGCGGCGGGCCTCGACGCGACGGGCGCCGCGCGCTCGGCGCTCGAGGAGGCGCTCCAGAACTGGATGGAACTGCGGAGTCTGGGTCCCGAGGAGGCCGCCGACGCCTCGGGTTCCATCGGAGAGTACGCGTCCTTCCCCCCGACTGTCCGGTCGTTCGTCGACGTCGACCGAACGGTGCCCGCCGACAGCGTCGGCCCCGATCCCGCGCCCTCGGGGCGGGCGGCGCTCGAGGAACTCGTCTCGCGGACGACCGACGCGGACCTGACGCCGTACGCGGCGCGACTGACGACCCGCGACGTCGAGGGGACCGGGTTCGAGGCGGTCCGGGTGGTCGTCCCCGGCGCGCAACCGCTGTTCACCGGCGAGCCGTACTTCGGCGAGCGGGCCCGCACGGTTCCGGACGACCTCGGGTTCGAACCGCGCCTCGAGCGACCGTTCCATCCGTATCCGTGA
- a CDS encoding cupin domain-containing protein, whose product MEKITIDDVEIQTNPMDVHSVRRPVSRAAGFTDFAMNYFELEPGESFSGGLHTHHDQEEVFYVQEGTATFELRTDADAETEEFTVDAGEVIRFAPGEFQHGYNESDADEPVVGFAFGAPKSRHDWDQIESLLYCRECEDEVGHGLELTDDGNFRMTCTECGNSFVAN is encoded by the coding sequence ATGGAGAAGATCACGATCGACGACGTGGAGATCCAGACCAATCCGATGGACGTCCACTCGGTCAGACGGCCGGTTTCGCGGGCGGCAGGCTTCACGGACTTCGCGATGAACTACTTCGAACTCGAGCCCGGCGAGTCCTTCTCGGGCGGCCTCCACACTCACCACGATCAGGAGGAGGTCTTCTACGTACAGGAGGGGACGGCGACGTTCGAGCTGCGGACGGACGCCGACGCGGAGACCGAAGAGTTCACCGTCGACGCGGGCGAGGTGATCCGGTTCGCGCCGGGGGAGTTCCAGCACGGCTACAACGAGTCGGACGCCGACGAGCCGGTGGTCGGCTTCGCCTTCGGCGCGCCCAAATCGCGACACGACTGGGACCAGATCGAGTCGCTGCTGTACTGCCGCGAGTGCGAGGACGAGGTCGGCCACGGCCTCGAACTCACCGACGACGGGAACTTCCGGATGACCTGTACCGAGTGCGGTAACTCGTTCGTCGCGAACTGA
- a CDS encoding sodium:solute symporter family transporter → MRSPLAPLPLQEGGIPVADDPIILGFGAAYLFIVVLIGVWGWMQTESTSDFLITGKSVGTWVLAMTAFSVIQSGFGFVGGPELVYAYGTTALWIFFTAPIGFLLTWVVLAKRMRLLADVRNVLTLADGMYARYESDTVRGLTGLAVIVGVIAYLATNLAALQFVMRAIFGVPVIWGLLGGALILLLYSMLGGMIAGVWTDFLQALTMITGAVFVFAYALSFGGGMENISRNLASADPNLISPFGAMGGATTAVLVGVAWWILFSVGAAGQPHLITKFYMSRDMSILRWGAPIAAISYAISSLIAFSAGLSMRAMVEAGEIGETFSASEVGPVFVLDQTPSLVAGLILAALLAAIMSTSDSFLNIGAAAVSRDIPRALGRPIDDDKTELRVTQGALAGLTILATGVVYYSDALVGILGTIGWGFFAAAFVPIAVFGLNWKGATKEGAIVAVIGGLVVNIVYSAVPAALGVAGYGSLADGIMATYFFPDVFPVGTVALLVAIVLFIGVSLVTQAGRDVPSDLHALIER, encoded by the coding sequence ATGCGTAGTCCGCTCGCGCCGCTGCCGCTCCAGGAGGGCGGGATTCCAGTCGCCGACGATCCGATCATCCTCGGCTTCGGGGCGGCGTACCTGTTCATCGTCGTGCTGATCGGCGTCTGGGGCTGGATGCAGACCGAGTCGACGAGCGACTTCCTGATCACGGGCAAGAGCGTCGGCACGTGGGTGCTCGCGATGACCGCCTTCTCGGTGATCCAGTCGGGCTTCGGCTTCGTCGGCGGGCCCGAACTGGTCTACGCGTACGGGACGACCGCGCTGTGGATCTTCTTCACCGCGCCGATCGGCTTCCTGCTGACGTGGGTCGTCCTCGCCAAGCGGATGCGACTGCTCGCGGACGTCCGCAACGTGTTGACGCTGGCCGACGGGATGTACGCCCGCTACGAAAGTGACACCGTGCGGGGTCTGACCGGACTCGCGGTCATCGTCGGCGTGATCGCCTACCTCGCGACGAACCTCGCGGCGCTGCAGTTCGTCATGCGCGCCATCTTCGGCGTCCCCGTGATCTGGGGGCTGCTCGGCGGCGCCCTCATCCTGTTGCTCTACAGCATGCTCGGGGGCATGATCGCGGGCGTCTGGACGGACTTCCTGCAGGCGTTGACGATGATCACCGGCGCCGTCTTCGTCTTCGCGTACGCCCTCTCCTTCGGCGGCGGCATGGAGAACATCTCGCGAAACCTCGCGAGCGCGGACCCGAACCTGATCTCGCCGTTCGGCGCGATGGGCGGGGCGACCACGGCCGTCCTCGTCGGCGTCGCGTGGTGGATCCTGTTCTCCGTCGGCGCGGCCGGCCAACCCCACCTGATCACGAAGTTCTACATGAGTCGGGACATGTCGATCCTCCGGTGGGGCGCCCCGATCGCCGCCATCTCCTACGCGATATCGAGCCTGATCGCCTTCTCCGCGGGCCTCTCGATGCGCGCGATGGTTGAGGCCGGCGAGATCGGCGAGACGTTCAGCGCCAGCGAGGTCGGGCCGGTGTTCGTCCTCGACCAGACGCCGAGCCTCGTGGCGGGGCTGATCCTCGCGGCCCTGCTGGCGGCGATCATGTCCACGAGCGACTCGTTCCTCAACATCGGCGCGGCCGCGGTCTCGCGGGACATCCCGCGGGCGCTGGGGCGACCGATCGACGACGACAAGACGGAACTGCGCGTCACGCAGGGCGCGCTGGCCGGGTTGACGATCCTCGCGACCGGCGTCGTCTATTACTCCGACGCGCTGGTCGGGATCCTCGGGACGATCGGCTGGGGCTTCTTCGCCGCCGCGTTCGTCCCCATCGCCGTCTTCGGGCTGAACTGGAAGGGCGCGACGAAGGAGGGGGCGATCGTCGCGGTGATCGGCGGTCTCGTCGTCAACATCGTCTACAGCGCCGTCCCGGCGGCGCTCGGTGTGGCCGGATACGGGAGCCTCGCGGACGGAATCATGGCGACGTACTTCTTCCCCGACGTCTTCCCCGTCGGGACGGTCGCGCTGCTGGTCGCCATCGTCCTGTTCATCGGCGTCTCGCTCGTCACCCAGGCTGGGCGGGACGTGCCGAGTGACCTCCACGCGTTGATCGAACGATGA
- the cmk gene encoding (d)CMP kinase, which yields MSTGATTTVEIDTTLFITVSGPPGCGATTLCERLADAMGCPYVSGGEVFREIAEDRDMSLNQLTAKADESDEIDRAIDQRLQQIAEKWGMANKPFILESRLAGWLAGERADLRIWLDAPEDVRLERIEERIETEAEMRVREVSEAGRYESYYEIDIGDREFYDLHVNTARWSKESVFQLVRTALEEYDPDDDEGAFATPDVNP from the coding sequence ATGTCCACGGGAGCGACGACGACGGTCGAGATCGACACCACACTGTTCATCACCGTCTCCGGCCCGCCGGGCTGTGGCGCGACGACCCTCTGTGAACGGCTGGCGGACGCGATGGGCTGTCCGTACGTCTCGGGCGGAGAGGTCTTCCGCGAAATCGCCGAGGATCGGGACATGAGTCTGAACCAGCTGACGGCGAAGGCCGACGAGTCCGACGAGATCGACCGCGCGATCGACCAGCGCCTCCAGCAGATCGCCGAGAAGTGGGGGATGGCGAACAAGCCGTTCATCCTCGAGTCCCGGCTGGCGGGCTGGCTGGCCGGCGAGCGCGCCGACCTGCGGATCTGGCTCGACGCCCCCGAGGACGTCCGCCTCGAGCGCATCGAGGAGCGCATCGAAACCGAGGCCGAGATGCGGGTCCGCGAGGTCAGCGAGGCCGGCCGCTACGAATCCTACTACGAGATAGACATCGGAGACCGCGAGTTCTACGACCTGCACGTCAACACCGCCCGCTGGAGCAAGGAGTCCGTCTTCCAGTTGGTTCGGACCGCGCTCGAGGAGTACGATCCTGACGATGACGAGGGCGCGTTCGCGACGCCGGACGTGAATCCCTAG